The DNA sequence GTCCAGTCATCTTCAATATGTGTACATAAATCCAGTCTGTACTGCTCTTGCAAAGGTGCAGATACGCAGACTTGAACACATGCCGGATATCATCCGCATACAAAGGTTCCAGATCTTTCCTAGCGCGTCGGCTGTTGGTGCCAAGCAATTCCTGATATTACCGTGCCGTTGCCGCGCATCTcgcatatacataatatgtatacgtatgcaGTAAGCCATTACCTGAcgaatttcaatgatttcttaTTGGTAACGATCGACATTGCTCGATCGGTTACGGGATAAcactaaaattttcatcaaccagTCACTCGCTGACCAGAATGTTTGATTGTACTGTGCAATTGAGTagctgtaataaataatacattaaATTAGATTTATTGAGCAGCTGTAGTGAATAATACATTCAATTAGATTTGTTGGATTTATCAAAGACGTGTTAGTTATTTAAAAACTCGGCCGACTCAAGGCTTAGCACCCTCCATAGACGTATACTTCGTTGTTCTGTCCAGAACGAatcgattggaaaaaaaaggtaGAGTCGTATACTAAACCTGTATTATGCAGGTACCTGCAGCTGTGCGTGCCTACCTGATCAGTCCGATCGGCTACCAGCTCAAACCATGGCCATGACTCACTGCAGCGATTTAAGTTGAGTTTCTTATGCCCTTTTCCCAATGAGAAATACTTACTTACTCTGTAATAAGATATTTCAGCTAAGATGAACAGTTAATTGTTATATGCACGTCGGGATTTTGCACCATTTTGAGCTGCTTGAGAAAGCGAAAACAAAGTTTGCATACATCGGTGTacttatacatatgcatatagatAAGAACtatgtgtatacgtacataAGGCTAGTTTCGCATTACCACGTACCAGGAAGGAACAACAGTGGCGTAGATGATAAAAGTGCATATGATGCAGATAGCGCCGCACGGCCCGATGATAGACGGTACGTGGCGCTGCATTACGAATTCAAATGAATGCAGCACTTGGAAAGTAAAGTGCATAAATTCAACCAAAATTTGGTAGCATCGGCCAACAGTTCAGTCAGAAGACGCATATGTTCTGCTTCGACGAAGTTCTCTACTATGAGGTAATGAAGTATCCCGGCAATTAATTCATTGGGTTAATTATCGTGAAGTCATTTTACCATGGAGCAATGTTTTTGTGAAAGTGAACACAGTATTGAAAGCGAAACATTACTTGGTATAGAAACCTACTGATCAAATTAAAACGGAAGAGATAATTGTTATAAGTACAAATTAGCACATTATTTTAAATCTTCACTCAGTATTCACACACTAGAAACTGCaaattctcattctcattatTTTCCCGGTTAAACTTGTTGCAGTAAAAAATCTTAATCATTCGTTTCAGTGTTAATTAAATCGTACGACCTGTATAACTTACACGTAGTCATAGCGAAAAATTATGGTGTAAATGATATGCGCACATCAGGTTTGACCATTGGTTCGCGGTAAGGCACCAATCTGTGACAGTGAGAATAAATTACAAGCGTTGAAGCATTACTTGGCAACTACTTGACAGTATATCCGCATTTATGATAAGAATTTTAGATAGAATACTGAATAAGTGGGACACGCCAAAAGGTAAGCCTTGCCTTTTTGATACTACGAGGATTTATAAGGACACATTTGTCCGAAGGTACTCGCCATCGCCTTAAATACACGACGTGCTACTCAAACCACGgcatttataatttaaaacgCCCCGCGTAGTGTCATAGATTTGTATTATTTTGCGATCCAGTAAACCTcgtagaaattcaaattatatttctttACCCAAACAAAGAAGCGTACTGAAATGCAGATGCAAGATCTGTTCATATTATCAATCATCCTGTTTCTTGTTGTCCCAGGATATTTCGCGTCTTTGCCAAATTCAGCGATCAAGGAACTTCGCGAAAAATATGATGGATACGGAGATGATTGGATCTTCATGCCAGATGGAAATGGTCAACCACAAGTTGCCGTTTTAAAGGGATATGTGCCAGAGGCTCGTTTTTTTGACGAGGATCGAATTACCTACTTCCTTTATACACGGTATTCGAGAACCAATGAAATAAAGTCACACAGCAGTGACTACGGgaattttcacttttgaaCCAAAAGTAATAGGCCAGTACAGGTTTAATACGAAATATCTGAAGTACgtaatattatcattttcagAGACAATCCCAAAAATGgtacgaaaattaaaatcaatgatAAGGAATCTTTAAAGAAGTCACAATTTTCTCCCTCGCGTCAAACAAAGTTCATCACTCATGGCTGGAAATCCAGTGCGTCTAGTACTGGTTTTCTAAATATGAAAGACGGTAAGTTGTACacttttttccacaaaaatatttacttatgaGGCTGGTGTCGTAAATTGCATACATTTCAACAGTTGCATCTCCCTTTTGATGTTCTATTTCCTAAAATAATCTAATTTTCTAAGTCCACTTTCCAGTGTTTGCTGAACGAGAAGACAGAAAAAGCTATAAcaactattttcattaatataaTTGCTGGTAGGTTTCTGATGTAATATTGAAACGTAATTTCCACAGCGTGGTTGGCTCAGGGTGAGTACAACGTCTTCTTGGTTGATTGGGAACCCCTGGCTGCTAGCACATTTTATCTAGGACCGATGGCGAACACCGGACGAGTTGGAAAAGACGCGGCCACTTTTATTGACTTCTTGGTCCACGAGACTGGGATGAAAACAGAGGACGTTCATTTCATTGGTAAGTTGATGATGTGCAAAATTTTAAGCAAGTCAAGATTTTTGAAGTTGATAAAATACTGACAAATGTTAGGGCATTCCCTGGGAGCGCACGTTGCCGGAAACACAGGACATCAAACAACTTCTGGTCGTCTTGGTCGCATCTCAGGATTGGATCCTGCATTGCCGGGTATTCATATATTCTCAACTTTGGAAACTCGATTGGACCCGTCTGACGCTAAATTTGTTGACATCATTCATTCCTGCGGTGGAGTTTTGGGCTACTTTCAACCCTTAGGTCATGCAGACTTCTATCCAAATGGAGGAATGGCGGTGCAGCCTGGATGTTGCTGCCTTCCAGAGCTGTTGGGTGAGGCAATTAGTAGTGATTTAGACGGAAAATTGCCGGAATAAAACTGACGCTGTAAAAATTACGGATTTCAGAGGCCTGCAGCCATGGAAGATCTTACGAGTATTTTACCGAGAGTATAATGATGAAAACGGGATTTCCGGCCACAAGATGTTCCGATTGGGACCATTACATGGGCAAAAAATGCTCTGATTCTGATGTCGCCTATATGGGAGCTTACACCGATCCTTCTACGAACGGCTCTTACTTTTTGCAAACTAGACACCAGAAGCCTTATGGTTATGCTGCCGAAGTAACTCAAAATGAAGTTTGATCCATAGTTATGCGAAGTATCCCGAAGCTAATGCTTGTCTAGTCTGGACGGAGTATAACACGTAACACTGCAACAAATCAGTCGTTTTAAATGTTATACTTGTATCACGTCATGTGTTTTCTTGCTGGAAATTTCATGCGTATGTGTAATACGGTTGTAATCAATAAATATCGCTAACCCACAAATAAAGTGGTCAGAGGATTATTAATGAAAACTTCGTCATTATGTAAATTAATGttctgttaattttatttttttttatttatttttttctcgcgattcttttttgtttatcaatAGTCGATACATTTCCCATAATATTCTTACATTACTGTACAATAAAAGAATGCACCATTCTTCATACTTCAATATTAATTCACAAATTTTACAAGATCGACGTAAGTATTACATCATCGACGAgaacaatttgagaaatttttgattttaataaataatagttACAATACTCAACAGATACGTAAGGTACAATAGACTATAAGCTAAAGAGGATTGAGGGCAATCATTTTAATCAAATGTCATTATGGATAATCACTAATATTCTGTTATTTGACAGGTAagcgaaaaatcttttataaGTATTTCTTGACAGAAACTAACATACTTTAATGAAACGAAACTATAGCAATCTTTTTACAGaggaatgagaaagaaaagaaatattatataggTTTGTAGAGTAGAGTTGTAACGTATTTTTTGCGGTAACGATGGGTGGCCGAAAGAACCATCACACTATCTTTGATGCTCAAAGCATAAAGGTGATTCAACATAACGTGGTTTGGCTCAGGTAGAAGCGTTGGTTCACACTGGAAGGTACAATTTaggaaagaataaatattcataagtgaaaaaagaaaacttactAAAATGTTATGCATAGTAAAGCCAAGATGTTAATACTGACAGACATGGGAGTGTCCTTGTTCAAAATAACTTGCAATAAGTGCGGTGGCAAGACTGGAGGACCAGCAACTTTTTCCCAAGGCTTATTTGGTGGAATCTCTTGACTGTATTCTGTCTGAGCACTGCTGATTATTCCTTCGCTGTCTTTTGCCAGTGCTTGGAAGACTTCGAAATCTGATTGTTTCACCGAGACAAGGTTATTCTTTGATCCCAAACCGTTGTCAACgattttctgtaatttttaaattaatagaGAGCAATTCACAGATTATTCCAAACATCTCTCCTAGTATCTATTCCATTCACAAGCTGGCCTTAGTTAAGGAGAATTTGTAGCCGTCAAGTTATTAAAGCAGTAATTGTTATTTCAACTATCAATTCTTGGTATAGATTGATACTAAACTTGATTAATCTTCCAACTCACCAGTCCTGGATCATGTCTCCATTCTCCGTCTACATAGAATTTGTACTGATGTTCACCCTCGGGCAAATCGATGATCGTTACAAAATCTCCGTGGCTCTTGACCATTGGTAATGTTTTCCATTCCGTGAAAGTTCCACTGATATATACTTGTTTGCCACCTCCTTCCCATTTGAACACAGTTGGTAATACTTTGCTATCTGAAACTTTGGTGCCCTCAGACACTGTATTTGAACGAGGACGCCCAGCTCCGAAGTTGTCCCCATCTCCTTGACCAACCTATGCAATACTCAATGGTTTATTGGCCATAACAAATTCATATCATGATTATACATGGTATGTGTATCTTTATGCAAGTTGTTGGGTTTTATATTTGGTCGGGACACaaaaaaatactaatttcATATTCTTTTATAGGCTATAAACAAAGTATTGCATAGAAATAGAATAAACGTAATTTGTTTACTAGAAGAAATTCCGTATTAAGCTGAGATCGTAAAGGTGAAATTTACTTGAGTTTTACTCTGTTATTaaagttgatatttattttgtttgaaagAAGCTGTTGATaatcataaaatttgattgaaatgaaaaggTAACTGGTCGTCAAATGGTAAAACTATTTATCAAACCTTGGTGTAATAAGGCTCTTCCTCGTCGTGAGACGATTGAAAAACTAGCTTTTGACTTggctttttatcaaaaataaaagcTTGCCCATCTTTTCCAGGGGAGGAAGGTGGATGATCCTTCCCATGTCTGTGATGACCTTCTCGTACTACACTACTACTATGATGTCCAGGAGCATGGCTGCCTGCGTTACCCATCCTTGAGCTTTGATCCCTAGAAAAAAGGCTCATTCAGATTCACAGAATATCTAATTTGAATGTAAGTTAACTGTTTAGGTTAGCTAGAAAACCTAAAAACACAATGATGCCATTAGGGATCAAGAAATtagtaataattaatcatgaCGTCGAGATGGAGGTAGTTCctaatgatataaaaatttctcacgttTGTTTACCAACCAAATCGTTATCTGCGTATTCATTACATACCTTAGATAACAGCGTTTCGGCTAAAAGAATTTCATCGAACTTGATACATGCTtaaatttgtcattttatttta is a window from the Diprion similis isolate iyDipSimi1 chromosome 6, iyDipSimi1.1, whole genome shotgun sequence genome containing:
- the LOC124406749 gene encoding 5'-AMP-activated protein kinase subunit beta-1 isoform X2, translated to MGNAGSHAPGHHSSSVVREGHHRHGKDHPPSSPGKDGQAFIFDKKPSQKLVFQSSHDEEEPYYTKVGQGDGDNFGAGRPRSNTVSEGTKVSDSKVLPTVFKWEGGGKQVYISGTFTEWKTLPMVKSHGDFVTIIDLPEGEHQYKFYVDGEWRHDPGLKIVDNGLGSKNNLVSVKQSDFEVFQALAKDSEGIISSAQTEYSQEIPPNKPWEKVAGPPVLPPHLFVNQRFYLSQTTLC
- the LOC124406746 gene encoding pancreatic triacylglycerol lipase-like isoform X1; this encodes MQMQDLFILSIILFLVVPGYFASLPNSAIKELREKYDGYGDDWIFMPDGNGQPQVAVLKGYVPEARFFDEDRITYFLYTRDNPKNGTKIKINDKESLKKSQFSPSRQTKFITHGWKSSASSTGFLNMKDAWLAQGEYNVFLVDWEPLAASTFYLGPMANTGRVGKDAATFIDFLVHETGMKTEDVHFIGHSLGAHVAGNTGHQTTSGRLGRISGLDPALPGIHIFSTLETRLDPSDAKFVDIIHSCGGVLGYFQPLGHADFYPNGGMAVQPGCCCLPELLEACSHGRSYEYFTESIMMKTGFPATRCSDWDHYMGKKCSDSDVAYMGAYTDPSTNGSYFLQTRHQKPYGYAAEVTQNEV
- the LOC124406749 gene encoding 5'-AMP-activated protein kinase subunit beta-1 isoform X1 codes for the protein MGNAGSHAPGHHSSSVVREGHHRHGKDHPPSSPGKDGQAFIFDKKPSQKLVFQSSHDEEEPYYTKVGQGDGDNFGAGRPRSNTVSEGTKVSDSKVLPTVFKWEGGGKQVYISGTFTEWKTLPMVKSHGDFVTIIDLPEGEHQYKFYVDGEWRHDPGLKIVDNGLGSKNNLVSVKQSDFEVFQALAKDSEGIISSAQTEYSQEIPPNKPWEKVAGPPVLPPHLLQVILNKDTPMSCEPTLLPEPNHVMLNHLYALSIKDSVMVLSATHRYRKKYVTTLLYKPI
- the LOC124406746 gene encoding pancreatic triacylglycerol lipase-like isoform X2 — its product is MPDGNGQPQVAVLKGYVPEARFFDEDRITYFLYTRDNPKNGTKIKINDKESLKKSQFSPSRQTKFITHGWKSSASSTGFLNMKDAWLAQGEYNVFLVDWEPLAASTFYLGPMANTGRVGKDAATFIDFLVHETGMKTEDVHFIGHSLGAHVAGNTGHQTTSGRLGRISGLDPALPGIHIFSTLETRLDPSDAKFVDIIHSCGGVLGYFQPLGHADFYPNGGMAVQPGCCCLPELLEACSHGRSYEYFTESIMMKTGFPATRCSDWDHYMGKKCSDSDVAYMGAYTDPSTNGSYFLQTRHQKPYGYAAEVTQNEV